The following is a genomic window from Bacillus sp. FJAT-52991.
CTTTTGCTGGTCCTCCGATCGATGGATTACACGGCATGTAGGCGATCATATCAAGGTTAATCGTTACCATTAATGTTTTTGCTCCCATGCGAGCAGCAGCAAGACCTGCTTCCACTCCAGCATGACCCGCTCCAACAACGACAACATCGTATTGACCAGCTTCATATTGTGCCATAACTATTTCCTCCTTTATTGATTTTATTTTCCTAAACAAAATTGTGAGAACAACTGATCAATTAAGCTTTCATGAACACTTTCGCCAATGATTTCGCCTAATAATTCCCACGTTCTAGTTAAATCAATTTGAACAATATCGATGGGTGTACCCATTTCTGTATTTTCAATCGCATCGGTAATTGCTGTGAGTGCCTGATTTAATAAGGCAATATGACGAGAATTAGATACATAGGTCATGTCGCCTGCTTCAATCGAGCCTGAAAAGAACAGGGAGGAGATGGCTTCTTCTAGTTCATCAATTCCTTGCTCTTCTAATAAGGACGTTGTCACAAGCTGCTTATCATGTGTTAGCTCCCTGACTCGGTCCATATCAATTTTTTGTTCTAAGTCGGTTTTATTGACGATCACAATAACATCCATACCTTCTACTGCTTCAAACAAATTCTCATCTTCCATTGTTAACAGATCGGAGTAATTTAACACGAGTAAAATTAAGTCTGCTTCTTTTAATACTTGACGAGAACGCTCTACTCCAATTCTTTCAACGATATCTTCCGTTTCGCGAATACCCGCCGTATCGACTAGTCGAAGAGGTACCCCACGAACATTGACATACTCTTCAATGACATCCCGTGTCGTGCCAGGAATATCAGTGACAATCGCTTTATTTTCATGTACAAGAGCGTTTAGTAGCGATGATTTCCCAACGTTTGGACGTCCGATAATCACTGTAGACAATCCTTCACGCAAAATTTTTCCTTGTTCAGATGTGCGTAGCAATTTATCGATTTCACTTTTTACATGTGTTGATTTTTCAAGCAGCACACGATGCGTCATTTCTTCTACATCATCAT
Proteins encoded in this region:
- the mnmE gene encoding tRNA uridine-5-carboxymethylaminomethyl(34) synthesis GTPase MnmE — encoded protein: MEFDTIAAVSTPMGEGAIAIVRLSGDEAISIADQVFKSPSGKCLKEVDSHTIHYGHLIDPKTGQIVEEVMLSLMKGPKTFTREDVVEINCHGGLVSVNRVLQLVLNQGARLAEPGEFTKRAFLNGRIDLSQAEAVMDLIRAKTDRAMNVALNQMEGRLSKLIRKLRQEILEILAHVEVNIDYPEYDDVEEMTHRVLLEKSTHVKSEIDKLLRTSEQGKILREGLSTVIIGRPNVGKSSLLNALVHENKAIVTDIPGTTRDVIEEYVNVRGVPLRLVDTAGIRETEDIVERIGVERSRQVLKEADLILLVLNYSDLLTMEDENLFEAVEGMDVIVIVNKTDLEQKIDMDRVRELTHDKQLVTTSLLEEQGIDELEEAISSLFFSGSIEAGDMTYVSNSRHIALLNQALTAITDAIENTEMGTPIDIVQIDLTRTWELLGEIIGESVHESLIDQLFSQFCLGK